The window ACCAGGGCGGGCTGCTGCTCGACGGCGGCACCGGCGACGACGGCGTGCCAGCGCCGCTGCTGGCGCGCCTGGAGCTGCCGTCGGCGTGGCGCGTGCTGCTGGTGCTCGACCCGCAGCGGCAGGGCCTGAGCGGCGCCGACGAGAGGAGCGCGATCGCCACGCTGCCGGCCTTCGCGCAGGCCAGCGCCGCCGCGGTGTGCCACGAGGTGCTGATGCGCGTGCTGCCCGGTGCCGCGAGCGACGACTTCACGCTGTTCGCCCAGGGCGTGAGCGCGGTGCAGCGCCTGGTCGGCGCGCATTTCGCGCCGGCCCAGGGCGGCCAGCTCTATGCGAGCCCGGCGGTCGCGCGGCTGTGCGAATGGATCGCCCGCCACCACGTGGCCGCCACCGGACAGAGCTCGTGGGGCCCGACCGGCTTCGCGATCCTGCCGTCGACGGCCGAGGCCGAGGCCGTGGTGGCCGCCGCGCGCGCGGCCGGCATGGTGGAGGCGGCGCTGCAACTGCGCACCGTGGGCGCCCGCGCGCACGGCGCGTCGATCGAAGTTCGCCCCCCGCTCCGATGAAGACCGACGTTCTCCCCGACCCCGACGAAGACGACCTGAAAGCGACTGCGATGGACCGCCCCTACATCCTCCACATGATCACGCCGGGCAAGCAGATGAGCCCGTTCGACATCAACATGGCTGCCGACGCCGGCTACCAGCTGCTGCCGACCTACAGCGAGGTGACGCTCGACGGCGTGACCGGCCTGACGCAGGACGCGATCTTCTCGCGCGGCCCCAAGGGCGTGGCGCGCACCGGCCTCTTCATCGGCGGGCGCGACGTGCTGCTGGCCGCCGACATGCTGGACGCCGCGCGCAAGGCGATGGTCAAGCCCTTCGTGGTGTCGGTGATGGCCGACCCGAGCGGTTCGTACACCACCGCCGCGGCGCTGGTGGCCTGCGTCGAAGGCCAGCTGCGCAAGGTGCATGGCACCGACCTCGCCGGCAAGCGCGTGGTCATCCTCGGCGGTGGCGGCACCGTGGGCCGCATCGCCGGCGTGCTGGCGCAGCAGCTCGGCGCCGACGTGCGGCTGTCCAGCCGCGGCGGCGTGGAAGCGGCGCAGCGCGCCGCCGACGAGACCAACGTGCGCTTCGGCAGCGCGATGAGCGGCGTGTCGGGCAAGGGCGTGGACGCCATCCGCGCGTCGATCGCCGACGCCGACGTGGTGCTGGGCACCGCGGCGGCCGGCGTGCAGGTGATCAGCGAGGCCGACCGCGCGGTGGCCACGCGGCTGCTGGTGGCGGCCGACGTGAACGCGGTGCCGCCGGAGGGCATCGCCGGCGTGGGCGTGATGGACAGCGGCAAGCTGCTGCCCGGCAGCCGCGCGGTGGGCATCGGCGCGCTGGCGATCGGCAACGTGAAGTACCAGGTGCAGCACCGCCTGCTGGTGCGCATGCGCGGGGCGGAGAAGCCGGTCTACCTGAGCTTCCCCGAGGCGCTGGCGGTGGCGCGCGAAGTGCTCGCCGAGACGTGACCCACCTCCGAAGCGCAGGAATGACCCATCCCCGAAGCGCCTGCGGCGCCTCCCGCTCGAGGGGGCGACGCTGGTGGACCGGCAGAGCCGGATCCACGGCGTCTGCGCGCCAGAGCTGCGGCCGGGTGCACGATCGGCGCGTGGGGTCCTGAGATGTCTGCTGCTTCGACGGGCCGCGCGACGCTGGTGGTCGCGGGGCTGTCCGCGCGGTGGATGGCGGAGGCGGCGGCGCGTGACGGTTACGACGTGATCGCGCTCGATGTCTTCGGCGACGTGGACACACGGCGCGCCGCACGGCAGTGGGCGTCGATCGGGCGCGACGGCGCACAACTCGGGATCGACCCGCAGCGCACGCTCGCGGCCTTGCGCGCGGCGGCCGCCGATCCGCAGGTGCTGGGCTGGGTCGCGGGCAGCGGCTTCGAGGGTCAGCCCGAGCTGCTGGGCCGCGGTGCGCAGGCGCTGCCGCTGATCGGCACGCCGGCCGAGACGGTGCTGCGCGTGCGCGACCCGGCCGGCTTCTTCGGCATGCTCGACTGGCTGGGCCTGCCGCATCCCGAGGTGCAGTTCGACGCTCCCGATCCGCCGTCGGGCTGGCTGCGCAAGGAGGCGCGCGGGACCGGCGGCTGGCACATCCGGCCGGCCGACGACCCGCACCCGGCCGATCCCGAACAGCAGCCCTATTACCAGCGCGAGGCGCCCGGCACGCCGATGTCGGCGCTGTTCCTCGCCAACGGCCGCGAGGCGCGCGTGCTCGGCATCAGCGAGTTGATCGTCCGGCCGCTCGGTGCGCACCATCCGCATGTCTACCGCGGCGCCATCGGGCCGGTGGCGTTGCCGGCGGCGCTGGCCGTGGGGCTGGACACCACGCTGCACACGCTGGTCGCCGCCTTCGGCCTGCGCGGGCTGTGCAGCCTGGACTTCCTGCTCGACGGCGACCACTGGTCGCTGCTGGAGATCAACCCGCGGCCGTCGGCCAGCGCGGTGCTGTACGGCGACCACCTGGCGTGGATGCGGGCCCATGTCGGCGCCTGCCTGCAGGGCACGCTGCCCTCCGCCGAGACCGCGGCGCCGGCACCGGGCACGCTGCGCGGCAGCGAGATCGTGTTCGCGCGCCGCGCGGTGCAGCTGACGGCGGCCCAGGCCGAAGCCCTGGCGTCCCGCGACGACTGCCACGACCTGCCCGCCGCCGGCAGCCGCCACGCGCCGGGCGACCCGCTGTGCAGCGTGGACGCCCAGGGGACCCGCGTGGCCGAGGTGCGCGAGCGCCTGGCCGAGAAGCGAGCTGCGCTGCGCGCGTCACTGGCGCAGACTTGAGCCCGGCCGAGACATCACCACGACGACCGACCCCGAGAGAGACCACGCCATGAGCAGCACCCCGTCCACGACCGACTCCGCAACGACCCCGCCCTTCGCCGACAGCCCCCTCAGCGTCAACGCGGCCGTGCGCCCGCTGCTGCAGCGCCTGCTCGACCAGGCCGACGAGCTGCGCGTGCAGGTCGGCCAGGACGCGAGCGGCGTGCGCATCGTCGACGCCGGCATCGCCGCGCCGGGCAGCGTGGCCGCGGGCGTGCTGGTCGGCGAGATCTGCATGGGCGGCCTGGGCCGCGTGCAGCTGGCCGCGCAGGGTTATGGCGACGCCAGCAGCGGCTGGCCGACCTGGCTGGAGGTCAGCAGCAGCCAGCCGGTGCTGGCCTGCCTGGCGAGCCAGTACGCCGGCTGGAGCCTGTCGGCCAGCAAGGAAGAGGCGGGCGGCAAGAAGTTCTTCTCGCTCGGCTCCGGCCCGGCGCGCGCGCTGGCCGGCAAGGAGGAGCTGTTCAAGGAGCTGGGCTACCGCGACCCGATCGCCGCGGCCGAGCGCAGCGGCGTGCTGGTGCTCGAGGTGGACCGCGCGCCGCCGCCGGTGGTGGTGGAGAAGGTGCTGCGCGACTGCGGCCTGCGCCCCGAGCAGCTGACGCTGATCCTCACGCCCACGCGCAGCCTGGCCGGCACGACGCAGGTGGTGGCGCGCGTGCTCGAGGTGGCGCTGCACAAGGCGCACGAGCTGCATTTCCCGCTCGAGCACATCGTCGACGGTGTGGCAAGCGCGCCGCTGCCCTCGCCCGGCGCCGACGGCCTGGACGCGATGGGCCGCACCAACGACGCCATCCTCTACGGCGGCCGC is drawn from Methylibium petroleiphilum PM1 and contains these coding sequences:
- a CDS encoding beta-ribofuranosylaminobenzene 5'-phosphate synthase family protein, producing the protein MLMTARSTLRPATDSAVVVRAPGRLHLGFLDPSATLGRRFGSLGLVIDDFDTVVALRRDARNHGEALHDGAAAQEALARATAHVATLQRAFGLDAPLHLQLLQLPPAHAGFGSGTQLALAVGRAFASLHGLSLATPEIARLLGRGLRSGVGIAGFDQGGLLLDGGTGDDGVPAPLLARLELPSAWRVLLVLDPQRQGLSGADERSAIATLPAFAQASAAAVCHEVLMRVLPGAASDDFTLFAQGVSAVQRLVGAHFAPAQGGQLYASPAVARLCEWIARHHVAATGQSSWGPTGFAILPSTAEAEAVVAAARAAGMVEAALQLRTVGARAHGASIEVRPPLR
- a CDS encoding NAD(P)-dependent methylenetetrahydromethanopterin dehydrogenase; this translates as MDRPYILHMITPGKQMSPFDINMAADAGYQLLPTYSEVTLDGVTGLTQDAIFSRGPKGVARTGLFIGGRDVLLAADMLDAARKAMVKPFVVSVMADPSGSYTTAAALVACVEGQLRKVHGTDLAGKRVVILGGGGTVGRIAGVLAQQLGADVRLSSRGGVEAAQRAADETNVRFGSAMSGVSGKGVDAIRASIADADVVLGTAAAGVQVISEADRAVATRLLVAADVNAVPPEGIAGVGVMDSGKLLPGSRAVGIGALAIGNVKYQVQHRLLVRMRGAEKPVYLSFPEALAVAREVLAET
- a CDS encoding ATP-grasp domain-containing protein; this encodes MSAASTGRATLVVAGLSARWMAEAAARDGYDVIALDVFGDVDTRRAARQWASIGRDGAQLGIDPQRTLAALRAAAADPQVLGWVAGSGFEGQPELLGRGAQALPLIGTPAETVLRVRDPAGFFGMLDWLGLPHPEVQFDAPDPPSGWLRKEARGTGGWHIRPADDPHPADPEQQPYYQREAPGTPMSALFLANGREARVLGISELIVRPLGAHHPHVYRGAIGPVALPAALAVGLDTTLHTLVAAFGLRGLCSLDFLLDGDHWSLLEINPRPSASAVLYGDHLAWMRAHVGACLQGTLPSAETAAPAPGTLRGSEIVFARRAVQLTAAQAEALASRDDCHDLPAAGSRHAPGDPLCSVDAQGTRVAEVRERLAEKRAALRASLAQT
- the mch gene encoding methenyltetrahydromethanopterin cyclohydrolase → MSSTPSTTDSATTPPFADSPLSVNAAVRPLLQRLLDQADELRVQVGQDASGVRIVDAGIAAPGSVAAGVLVGEICMGGLGRVQLAAQGYGDASSGWPTWLEVSSSQPVLACLASQYAGWSLSASKEEAGGKKFFSLGSGPARALAGKEELFKELGYRDPIAAAERSGVLVLEVDRAPPPVVVEKVLRDCGLRPEQLTLILTPTRSLAGTTQVVARVLEVALHKAHELHFPLEHIVDGVASAPLPSPGADGLDAMGRTNDAILYGGRVQLTVRGGDDAARLLAKELPSLNSRDYGRGFADIFKAAEYDFYKIDGALFAPAEVWVSSLESGKTWHAGRLNLDLLRGQWLDAA